In one window of Harpia harpyja isolate bHarHar1 chromosome 11, bHarHar1 primary haplotype, whole genome shotgun sequence DNA:
- the LOC128147615 gene encoding unconventional myosin-Vb-like, producing the protein MAFCRDPLPPVSLQGARVWIPDCVEVWRVAEVTRGYKEGDAVLHLRLEDGSALAYPIESQLPPLCNPDCLSGADDLVALSYLHEPAVLHSLRRRFLEANAIYTYCGVILVAINPYKPLPIYEEEVIYAYSGHEIGDMDPHIFALAEEAYKQMVRFGKNQSLIISGESGAGKTASAKYAMRYFTTVGGCLCDSSMEEKVLASSPLMEAFGNARTTRNDNSSRFGKYIEICFSQARVTGATIKTYLLEKSRVTFHAKAERNYHIFYQLCASATLPELQGLGLRGAEFFHYTCQGQCTAAQSTNDVADLDSTRHAFSLLGVPEANQLELFSILAAILHLGNIVVRGRDRRGDGCFVEPADKALGLFCTLLGVEASQVMRWLCHRKLVTAGETYLKPLSRQQALDSRDALAKHMYGQVFRWMVSRVNRALRSPEGHRTSIGILDIYGFEMFELNSFEQFCINYANEKLQQLFNLHVFKLEQEEYVTEEIPWVFVDFCDNQPCIELIEGRLGILDLLNEECKMPQGSDGSWAQKLYQTHLSSSHFQKPKRPTDAFVVCHFAGKVEYQCDGFVEKNRDAVPEDLVGLLRASKSALLAELFLEEGDGPMSLQSRRSSGPRMAGRPSRRSLPSSQKSKKSISSQFKASLNRLMEMLGSTTPHYIRCIKPNDGKQPFVFDSRRAVEQLRACGVLETIRISASGYPSRWTYQEFLERYRALVSREELMGTDEKQICSLALERLLQDPSKYQCGKSKVFFRAGQVAYLEELRYRRLRSACILLQRHLRGWLARRRFRRARVAAVCLQRHVRGMMARRFTRMLRRTRAAVTLQKTLRMVLARRSYLRVRRAVITIQAFARGMFARRLYQQMVWHQKAVVIQAAVRGWLARTRYTRLRRTVIYLQCCYRRVRACRELRRLRVEARSVEHYKQLHKGMEIKVIQLQCRLDEQAQEKQRLAEQLSGLNTAHAEEVQRLRAEMQQLREDAARDAQVQQLQERLAELEKHSVKNCLGQEVEELRQARCVPECPLTEGSWLCLSPLLAVSIPTEQHQRAARESQGLLQELEEERARYQSLVQEYARLEQGYENLRDEVAFHRQSTLRRSPSSESFLGSESSYLSSMSTAPSRDGSDQQAEASGDTGGDSVVGVTSGLSLPLAMGTAVPWGSWLGPGPIAKGCLWGLEEGWEPVPEGLQPQPIGEAPLKSSVGQDPFEKAYLLLLGQFNAVNEELARTREELRRSKAPVELEERKPLDFFKRTNIAEMLGLGRSPGKVVVDDDLKHAYDAVQVANRLLASQLREEKQQHEEEVEGLHLDICSLKQLSQQQAALIQDLQRHQGQEGLQHHVLRLKEENWELAQKLEKQERTTLKLQKQLRAYAKQIQEFTVKREATGPVQKLAASAVVVSQSPVIPSLAGLSQAMLAWRMEDEGRIIKAVITDYKPQSSPGALPDLPAYILFLCFRHADRCCDEPRARSLLDAAINAIKRVAKVPDLEAWKHGDDFDVVALWLANTCRLLNCLRQYSQDETYWEGNTVRQNEHRLQNVDPQSSCCSLGALAVQLYQQLIRTAEKRLKPMIVAAMLESEPIQGLSSSCPPGHRRSSAAPAHTLPELLQQLGSFRAVLDLHGLAPSVGHQVLRQLFFLISGTTLNYLLLRKDTCSWSCGIQLRYNISQLEQWLRAEGLQQSGACEVLEPLVQAAQLLQVKKVTEEDAGALCSLCTVLSTQQVVKILRAYTPAVGLEERISPSFISSVEKKLQDQYGGGPSQLLVDTSHLFPVHLPFTTSPLHLDELRIPDALNLAFLVRL; encoded by the exons ATGGCTTTCTGCAGGGATCCCCTCCCTCCTGTGTCCCTGCAGGGTGCCCGGGTGTGGATCCCTGACTGTGTCGAAGTCTGGAGGGTGGCAGAAGTAACCAGAGGCTACAAGGAAGGAGATGCCGTTCTCCATCTCCGCCTGGAAGATGGCTCG GCACTGGCCTACCCCATCGAGTCCCAGCTGCCACCTCTCTGCAACCCCGACTGCCTCTCAGGTGCCGATGACCTGGTGGCCCTGAGCTACCTGCACGAGCCAGCTGTGCTGCACTCGCTCCGCCGGCGCTTCCTGGAGGCTAATGCCATCTACACCTACTGCG GTGTCATCCTCGTTGCTATCAACCCCTACAAGCCGTTGCCCATCTATGAGGAGGAGGTGATTTACGCCTACAGTGGCCACGAAATTGGGGACATGGATCCCCACATCTTTGCTTTGGCAGAGGAGGCATACAAGCAGATGGTGAG GTTTGGGAAGAACCAGTCCCTCATCATCAGCGGTGAGTCAGGTGCAGGGAAGACTGCATCGGCCAAGTATGCCATGAGATACTTCACCACTGTTGGGGGCTGCCTGTGCGACTCCAGCATGGAGGAGAAGGTGCTGGCCTCCAGTCCCCTCATGGAG GCCTTTGGGAACGCAAGGACAACCAGGAACGACAACAGTAGTCGCTTTGGGAAGTACATCGAAATCTGCTTCAGCCAAGCACGTGTCACAGGGGCCACCATCAAAACCTACCTGCTGGAGAAGTCCCGTGTCACCTTCCAT GCGAAAGCAGAGAGGAACTACCACATCTTCTACCAGCTCTGTGCCTCGGCCACCCTGCCTGAGCTCCAGGGCCTGGGTCTCC GTGGGGCAGAGTTCTTCCACTACACCTGCCAGGGCCAGTGCACTGCTGCCCAGAGCACCAACGATGTGGCTGACTTGGACAGCACGCGGCATGCCTTCTCGCTCCTGG GTGTCCCTGAGGCCAACCAGCTGGAGCTATTCAGCATCCTGGCTGCCATCCTGCACCTAGGCAACATTGTGGTCAGAGGGAGGGACCGCCGTGGGGATGGCTGCTTCGTGGAG cctgcTGATAAGGCCCTAGGGCTGTTCTGCACGCTGCTGGGTGTGGAGGCATCGCAGGTGATGCGCTGGCTCTGCCACCGCAAGCTGGTCACTGCTGGTGAGACCTACCTGAAGCCCCTCTCCAGGCAGCAGGCTCTCGACTCCCGGGATGCGCTGGCCAAGCATATGTATGGGCAGGTCTTCAGGTGGATGGTGAGCAGGGTCAACCGTGCCCTGCGGTCACCAGAGGGCCACCGCACCTCCATTGGCATCCTGGACATCTACGG GTTTGAGATGTTTGAGCTCAACAGCTTTGAGCAGTTCTGCATCAACTATGCCAATgagaagctgcagcagctcttcaaCCTG CACGTCTTcaagctggagcaggaggagtaTGTGACTGAGGAGATCCCTTGGGTCTTCGTTGACTTCTGTGACAACCAGCCATGCATTGAGCTCATCGAAGGCCGGCTTGGCATCCTGGACCTGCTGAATGAGGAGTGCAAG ATGCCCCAAGGCAGTGATGGGAGCTGGGCCCAGAAGCTTTATCAAACCCATCTCAGCAGCTCCCACTTCCAGAAGCCCAAGAGGCCCACGGATGCTTTCGTTGTCTGCCACTTCGCTGGCAAG GTGGAATACCAGTGTGATGGGTTTGTGGAGAAGAACAGGGACGCTGTGCCCGAGGACCTGGTGGGGCTGCTGCGAGCCAGCAAG tCTGCCCTGCTTGCTGAGCTCTTCCTGGAGGAAGGGGATGGCCCCATGTCCCTGCAGTCCCGCAGGTCCAGTGGGCCCAGGATGGCTGGTCGCCCTAGCCGCAGATCGCTGCCCAGCAGCCAGAAGAGCAAGAAGTCCATCTCCAGCCAg TTCAAAGCCTCCCTGAACCGGCTGATGGAGATGCTGGGCAGCACCACACCGCACTACATCCGCTGCATCAAACCCAACGATGGCAAGCAGCCCTTTGT gtttgactCTAGGCGAGCAGTGGAGCAGCTACGAGCCTGTGGGGTTCTGGAGACCATCCGGATCAGTGCCTCAGGCTACCCCTCCAG GTGGACGTATCAGGAGTTCTTAGAGAGGTACAGGGCTCTGgtgagcagagaggagctgaTGGGCACTGATGAGAAGCAGATCTGCAGCCTTGCCCTTGAGAGACTGCTTCAA GACCCCAGCAAGTACCAGTGTGGGAAGAGCAAGGTGTTTTTCCGGGCTGGCCAAGTGGCTTACCTGGAAGAGCTGCGGTACCGCCGGCTGAGGTCAGCCTGCATCTTGCTGCAGAGGCACCTGCGGGGCTGGCTGGCACGGAGGCGCTTTCGACGGGCACGTGTCGCGGCAGTCTGCCTGCAGCGCCATGTCCGGGGCATGATGGCCCGGAG GTTCACCAGGATGCTGCGAAGGACCAGGGCTGCCGTGACGCTGCAGAAGACCCTGAGAATGGTTCTGGCCCGGCGCTCCTACCTACGCGTGCGCCGGGCTGTCATCACCATCCAAGCCTTTGCCCGGGGCATGTTTGCCCGGCGTCTTTACCAACAG ATGGTGTGGCACCAGAAAGCTGTGGTGATACAGGCTGCTGTCAGGGGCTGGCTGGCCCGGACCCGCTACACCCGCCTGCGTAGGACTGTCATCTACCTGCAGTGCTGCTACCGCCGGGTgcgggcatgccgggagctgcgGCGGCTGCGTGTCGAGGCACGCTCGGTCGAGCACTACAAGCAGCTGCACAAGGGCATGGAGATCAAGGTGATACAGCTGCAGTGCAGGCTGGATGAGCAG GCCCAGGAGAAGCAGCGGCTGGCAGAACAGCTCTCGGGGCTGAACACTGCCCATGCCGAGGAGGTGCAGCGCCTGCGGGCTGAGATGCAGCAGCTGAGAGAGGATGCAGCCCGTGATGCCCAGGTCCAGCAGCTGCAGGAACGGCTGGCCGAGCTGGAGAAGCACAGCGTGAAGAACTGCCTGGGCCAGGAGGTTGAGGAGCTCAGGCAG GCTCGGTGTGTTCCTGAATGTCCCCTCACAGAGGGGTCCTGGCTTTGCCTGTCCCCACTCCTTGCTGTGTCCATCCCCACAGAGCAGCACCAGCGTGCGGCGCGGgagagccaggggctgctgcaggagctggaggaggagcggGCACGCTACCAGAGCCTGGTGCAGGAGTATGCCCGCCTGGAGCAGGGCTACGAGAACCTGCGGGATGAAGTGGCCTTCCACAGG CAAAGTACCTTGAGACGGTCCCCTTCGTCAGAGAGCTTCTTGGGCTCCGAGAGCAGCTACTTGTCCTCCATGTCTACAGCTCCCTCACGAGACGGCTCCGACCAGCAGGCTGAGGCTAGTGGTGACACTGGTGGGGACAGTGTGGTGGGGGTGACAAGTGGACTGTCCCTTCCCCTGGCTATGGGGACAGCTGTGCCCTGGGGCTCCTGGCTGGGACCAGGTCCCATCGCAAAGGGGTGTCTGTGG GGActggaggagggctgggagccGGTGCCAGAGGGGCTGCAGCCACAGCCCATTGGTGAGGCACCGCTGAAGAGTAGTGTGGGCCAGGATCCCTTCGAGAAGGCGTATCTGCTCCTCCTGGGGCAGTTCAATGCTGTAAATGAGGAGCTGGCCCGGACCCGGGAGGAGCTGCGGAGGTCCAAGGCCCCTGTGGAGTTGGAGGAGAGGAAACCCTTGGATTTCTTCAAGCGCACG AACATAGCTgagatgctggggctgggcaggagcccAGGGAAGGTGGTAGTGGATGATGACTTGAAGCATGCATATGATGCAGTGCAGGTTGCCAACAG GCTACTGGCGAGTCAGCTgcgggaggagaagcagcagcacgaGGAGGAGGTAGAAGGGCTGCACCTCGATATCTGCTCGCTCAAGCAGctgagccagcagcaggcagccctcATCCAGGACCTGCAGCGGCACCAGGGGCAGGAAGGGCTGCAGCACCATGTCCTGCGGCTCAAGGAGGAGAACTGG gaGCTGGCCCAGAAGCTGGAGAAGCAGGAGAGGACTACACTGAAGCTCCAGAAGCAGCTGAGAGCCTATGCAAAGCAGATCCAGGAGTTCACAG TGAAGAGAGAGGCTACTGGGCCAGTGCAGAAGTTGGCAGCGTCTGCTGTGGTTGTGTCCCAGTCCCCCGTGATCCCATCCCTGGCTGGACTGTCCCAGGCCATGCTAGCATGGAGGATGGAGGACGAAGGGCGCATTATCAAGGCCGTCATTACAG ACTACAAACCGCAGAGCAGCCCCGGAGCGCTCCCGGACCTGCCAGCCTACATCCTCTTCCTATGCTTCCGGCACGCCGACCGCTGCTGTGACGAGCCACGGGCCCGCTCGCTCCTGGATGCAGCCATCAATGCCATCAAAAGGGTCGCGAAGGTGCCGGACTTGGAGGCGTGG AAGCACGGTGATGACTTTGACGTGGTGGCACTCTGGCTCGCCAACACCTGCCGGCTCCTGAACTGCCTGCGCCAGTATAGCCAGGATGAG ACTTACTGGGAGGGGAATACGGTGCGGCAGAACGAGCATCGCCTGCAGAACGTGGACCCTcagagctcctgctgcagcctgggtgCCCTGGCTGTCCAGCTCTACCAGCAGCTCATCCGCACTGCTGAGAAGCGCCTCAAACCCATGATCG TTGCTGCAATGCTGGAGAGTGAGCCCATTCAGGGcttgtcctcctcctgccctcctggcCACCGCCGGTCCTCGGCAGCCCCTGCCCACACCctgcctgagctgctgcagcagctgggctccTTCCGTGCAGTgctggacctccatgggctggccCCCAGTGTGGGGCACCAGGTTCTGcgccagctcttcttcctcatcagcGGCACCACCCTCAACTACCTGCTGCTGAGAAAGGACACGTGCTCCTGGAGCTGTGGCATCCAGCTCAG GTACAACATCAGCCAGTTGGAGCAGTGGCTgcgggcagaggggctgcagcagagTGGGGCCTGTGAGGTGTTGGAGCCCCTGGTCCAagctgcccagctgctgcaggtgaAGAAGGTGACAGAGGAGGATGCTGGAGCTCTCTGCAGCCTCTGCACGGTGCTGTCAACCCAGCAG GTTGTGAAGATCCTCCGGGCTTACACCCCAGCTGTTGGGCTGGAGGAGCGCATCAGCCCCAGCTTTATCAGCAGCGTTGAG AAAAAGCTGCAGGACCAGTATGGAGGGGGACCCAGCCAGCTCCTGGTGGATACCAGCCACCTCTTCCCTGTGCACCTGCCCTTCACCACCTCCCCCCTGCACCTGGATGAGCTCCGCATCCCTGATGCCCTCAACCTGGCCTTCCTTGTCCGTCTCTGA